In the Afipia sp. GAS231 genome, AGACGCTCGACGGGTTGTCGGATTGCGATCTCGTGATCGAGACCGCGGTCGAAAAGGAAGAGGTCAAGCGCAAGATCTTCCACGATCTCTGTGCGGTGCTGAAGCCGGAAGCGATCGTCGCGTCCAACTCGTCGTCGATCTCGATCACGCGGCTTGCCGCCTCGACCGACCGGCCCGAGCGCTTCATCGGCATTCACTTCATGAATCCGGTGCCGCTGATGGAGCTGGTCGAGCTGATCCGCGGCATCGCCACCGATGACGAGACCTTCGATGCGGCCAAGGGCTTCGTCGCCAAGCTCGGCAAGCAGATCGCGGTATCCGAGGATTTCCCGGCCTTCATCGTCAACCGCATCCTGCTGCCGATGATCAACGAGGCGATCTACACGCTGTATGAAGGCGTCGGCAACGTCGAGGCGATCGACGCGGCGATGAAGCTCGGCGCCCACCATCCGATGGGGCCGCTGGAACTGGCCGATTTCATCGGGCTCGATACCTGTCTGTCGATCATGCAGGTGCTGCACGAGGGGCTGGCGGATTCCAAATACCGGCCGTGCCCGCTGCTGGTGAAATATGTCGAGGCCGGCTGGCTTGGCCGCAAATCCCAGCGCGGCTTCTACGACTACCGTGGCGACAAGCCGGTCCCGACGCGGTAAGGGCTCAAGCATCGGTGCCGTAGGGTGGGTTAGGCGTAGCCGTAACCCACCATCACCTTTGCGAGACTGCGGTGGATTACGCTTCGCTAATCCACCCTACGGACCGCCACTTCCAGAATTCATTAACCACCTCGCGCTAGGGTCCTCGGCGACGAGGAGTTCTGCGTATGGACATGATGGCAATGGTATCGAGCGTGCTCGCCATGCAGGCGGGGAATACCCAGATGCAGGTCGCGACCTC is a window encoding:
- a CDS encoding 3-hydroxybutyryl-CoA dehydrogenase, which translates into the protein MAVTIKKVGVIGSGQMGNGIAHVAALAGYHVVLNDLSSERLKSAMATINGNLSRQVSKKIISEDARKQALDRIVSAETLDGLSDCDLVIETAVEKEEVKRKIFHDLCAVLKPEAIVASNSSSISITRLAASTDRPERFIGIHFMNPVPLMELVELIRGIATDDETFDAAKGFVAKLGKQIAVSEDFPAFIVNRILLPMINEAIYTLYEGVGNVEAIDAAMKLGAHHPMGPLELADFIGLDTCLSIMQVLHEGLADSKYRPCPLLVKYVEAGWLGRKSQRGFYDYRGDKPVPTR